In the genome of Spirochaetia bacterium, one region contains:
- the xdhA gene encoding xanthine dehydrogenase molybdenum-binding subunit XdhA — protein sequence MVIGKRLNRVDAREKVMGTAKYTGDFRPIRPLFAKVLHSTIANGKVLAIDTSEAEKVPGVVKILTCFEVPDRQFPTAGHPWSTQAKHQDIADRKLLNTRVRFYGDDIAAVIAETELAAKQAVAKLKVSYETYTPFFTCEDALKPEATPLHEDIRPTNLLVHSSYEIGDFNKAIQEKGLVKVEGDYETPMVKHCHIEPANSYAYMEKDKIVVVSSTQIPHIIRRVCSQALGVGMGQIRIIKPYIGGGFGDKQDALTEPLNAYLTTLVGGRCVKLAYTREETFVCTRVRHAMKFHITTYVRKDGTFVARDVVAFSGQGAYASHAHALVANAVNAFRMMYPYGAIRGEASTVYTNLPTAGAMRAYGIPQIAFALESHLEEVAKAIGMDSIALRRKNMMRLGYVDPPTTITCHSTGLDECIQKGMDYIHWNEKIKEYAHQTGNKRRGVGMAIFCYKTGVYPISLETSACRMILNQDGSIQLQMGATEIGQGADTVFTQMAAETTGLSIDKVHIISTQDTDITPYDTGAYASRQTYVSGMAVKKTAEKLKQQIVAYAGFMLNKDPGDLDIAENRIIHKTTKQDMGLSVGDVAMEACYSLDQSKHIAAEETHHCTDNTYSFGVCFTDVEVDIPLCQIKILDIINIHDSGTIINPQTAEGQVHGGMSMGMGYGLYEHMIYDPKTGRILNDNLLDYKLMTVMDTPDLHADFVEPKDPSGPYGNKALGEPPIIPEAPAIRNAVYNATGVAVNSIPLNPEKLFFAFRDAGLIK from the coding sequence ATGGTAATCGGGAAAAGGTTAAACCGAGTTGATGCCAGGGAAAAAGTCATGGGTACTGCCAAATATACCGGTGACTTCAGACCGATCAGACCTTTGTTTGCAAAAGTGCTCCATAGTACGATTGCCAATGGCAAGGTCCTTGCAATCGACACAAGCGAAGCAGAAAAAGTTCCGGGAGTAGTAAAGATACTTACTTGTTTCGAAGTGCCTGACCGTCAGTTTCCGACAGCAGGTCACCCTTGGTCGACACAAGCGAAGCATCAGGATATTGCAGATAGGAAACTGCTCAATACGAGAGTACGGTTTTATGGTGATGACATTGCAGCCGTCATTGCGGAAACAGAACTTGCAGCAAAACAGGCTGTCGCAAAGTTGAAGGTCTCCTATGAAACATATACACCGTTCTTTACATGTGAAGATGCCCTCAAACCTGAAGCCACCCCTCTTCATGAAGATATCCGTCCGACAAACCTGTTGGTGCACTCATCCTATGAAATAGGTGATTTCAACAAAGCAATCCAAGAAAAAGGACTGGTCAAGGTAGAAGGAGATTATGAAACTCCCATGGTCAAACATTGCCATATTGAACCGGCCAATTCTTATGCTTATATGGAAAAAGACAAAATAGTCGTCGTCAGTTCGACACAGATTCCTCACATCATCCGCAGAGTCTGTTCACAAGCCCTTGGCGTCGGTATGGGACAGATAAGGATCATCAAACCCTATATCGGCGGAGGTTTCGGCGATAAGCAGGATGCTCTGACAGAACCTCTCAATGCTTATCTTACCACATTGGTAGGAGGTAGATGTGTCAAGCTGGCCTATACAAGAGAAGAGACTTTTGTCTGCACACGGGTCCGCCATGCCATGAAATTCCATATCACGACCTATGTACGTAAGGATGGAACTTTCGTTGCAAGGGATGTCGTAGCATTCTCCGGCCAAGGTGCCTATGCTTCCCATGCACATGCACTGGTAGCGAACGCAGTAAATGCTTTCAGGATGATGTATCCCTATGGAGCTATACGAGGTGAAGCTTCAACTGTCTATACAAATCTCCCTACAGCAGGAGCAATGAGAGCCTATGGTATACCACAGATAGCCTTTGCCTTGGAAAGTCATCTGGAAGAAGTTGCAAAAGCAATTGGAATGGATTCCATTGCATTACGTCGGAAAAACATGATGAGACTTGGCTATGTCGATCCACCGACTACCATTACCTGTCATTCCACCGGGTTGGATGAATGCATACAGAAAGGAATGGATTACATCCATTGGAATGAAAAAATAAAAGAGTATGCCCATCAGACCGGAAACAAAAGACGTGGTGTGGGTATGGCTATATTCTGCTACAAGACAGGTGTATATCCCATTTCTTTGGAAACTTCAGCCTGCAGGATGATCCTTAACCAAGATGGTTCGATCCAACTGCAGATGGGAGCAACTGAAATCGGACAAGGTGCTGATACCGTATTTACGCAGATGGCGGCAGAAACTACAGGCCTGAGCATCGACAAAGTACATATCATTTCCACACAGGATACAGATATTACCCCATACGATACCGGTGCCTATGCTTCAAGGCAGACCTACGTAAGTGGCATGGCTGTCAAGAAGACTGCCGAAAAGCTAAAGCAACAGATCGTAGCATACGCAGGTTTCATGCTGAACAAGGACCCTGGCGACCTGGATATTGCAGAAAACCGGATCATACACAAAACGACCAAGCAGGATATGGGCCTGTCAGTCGGAGACGTGGCCATGGAAGCTTGCTATAGCCTTGATCAGTCAAAGCATATAGCTGCAGAAGAAACCCATCATTGCACTGACAATACCTATTCATTCGGCGTATGTTTCACTGATGTAGAAGTAGACATACCGCTTTGTCAGATCAAGATTCTGGACATCATCAACATACATGATTCAGGAACCATCATCAATCCACAGACAGCGGAAGGTCAGGTCCATGGAGGTATGAGCATGGGCATGGGTTACGGTCTATATGAGCATATGATTTACGATCCGAAGACCGGACGGATCCTCAACGACAATCTGCTGGACTACAAGCTGATGACTGTCATGGATACTCCTGATCTCCATGCCGACTTTGTCGAACCGAAAGACCCCAGCGGTCCTTATGGCAACAAGGCTCTGGGAGAACCCCCGATCATTCCGGAAGCCCCGGCTATCAGGAATGCCGTTTACAACGCCACTGGTGTTGCCGTCAATTCCATCCCCTTGAATCCGGAAAAACTGTTTTTCGCATTCAGGGATGCAGGACTGATCAAATAG
- the xdhB gene encoding xanthine dehydrogenase FAD-binding subunit XdhB — translation MYDFNNLYEPKDIREALQMKMEYPNALILAGGSDILIKIRSGRLAGCDLINIYGLEELRGICMEDDGTILIRPLTSFSHVTAHPLIKQYIPTLGEAVDQIGGPQIRNIGTIGGNICNGVTSADSASTLKAFDAMLELSSINGVRILPYAEFSLGPGKVDLREGELLTGIRITKDSYENTYGQYLKYSMRKAMDIATLGCSVNVRLTKDKKAIDRLRIGFGVAAPTPIRATTAETAGNGHVLDSSLLDLVAGKACEDVNPRTSWRASKEFRMHLIKELAKRALKTSIEKAGGKIDG, via the coding sequence ATGTACGATTTCAACAATTTATATGAACCAAAGGATATCCGGGAAGCACTCCAAATGAAGATGGAATATCCGAATGCACTTATTCTGGCAGGAGGCAGTGATATACTGATCAAGATCAGGAGTGGCAGACTGGCAGGATGTGACCTGATCAACATCTATGGCCTGGAAGAACTGCGAGGTATCTGCATGGAAGACGACGGTACCATCCTCATACGCCCCTTGACCAGTTTTTCTCATGTAACGGCACATCCTCTCATCAAGCAGTACATACCGACATTGGGAGAAGCAGTTGATCAAATAGGAGGTCCCCAGATACGGAATATCGGTACAATAGGAGGCAATATCTGCAATGGAGTTACTTCTGCTGATTCAGCATCTACGCTTAAGGCTTTTGATGCCATGCTTGAACTTTCCAGCATCAACGGTGTACGGATCTTGCCTTATGCAGAATTCAGCCTCGGCCCTGGAAAAGTTGATCTCAGGGAGGGAGAACTGCTGACAGGCATCAGGATTACAAAAGACAGTTATGAAAATACGTATGGGCAATACTTGAAATACTCAATGAGAAAGGCCATGGACATTGCTACCCTTGGCTGTAGCGTCAATGTCCGACTGACGAAAGACAAAAAGGCAATCGACAGACTACGGATCGGTTTTGGCGTTGCAGCTCCTACCCCCATCAGGGCAACTACTGCCGAAACAGCAGGCAATGGACACGTACTGGATAGCAGCCTGCTTGATCTCGTTGCAGGAAAAGCCTGCGAAGACGTAAATCCCAGGACCTCATGGCGTGCATCCAAAGAATTCAGGATGCATCTGATCAAGGAACTGGCAAAACGGGCTTTGAAGACTTCAATCGAAAAGGCAGGAGGAAAAATCGATGGCTAA
- a CDS encoding (2Fe-2S)-binding protein — protein sequence MAKKLITCTINGEKVENYVDVRASLTDMLRNDYELTSVKKGCEVGECGACTVLINGEPFNSCIYLAIWADGKDILTLEGLTDKEGTISDIQQAFIDEGAVQCGFCTPGFIMSSLPIINSDREFTRDEIKKNISGNFCRCTGYQNIVNAIEKTAKARKANKTRQK from the coding sequence ATGGCTAAGAAACTCATCACCTGTACCATCAATGGTGAAAAAGTAGAAAATTATGTTGATGTAAGAGCTTCCCTTACCGATATGCTGAGAAACGATTATGAGCTTACAAGCGTCAAGAAAGGATGTGAAGTCGGTGAATGCGGTGCCTGTACTGTGCTCATAAATGGGGAACCTTTCAATTCATGTATCTATCTAGCCATCTGGGCAGATGGAAAGGATATCCTTACGCTTGAAGGATTGACGGATAAAGAAGGTACTATTTCCGATATCCAGCAGGCATTTATCGATGAAGGTGCAGTGCAGTGCGGGTTCTGTACACCAGGATTCATCATGTCGTCACTCCCCATCATCAACAGTGACAGAGAGTTCACCAGAGACGAAATCAAAAAAAATATTTCAGGCAATTTCTGTCGCTGTACCGGCTACCAGAATATTGTCAATGCAATAGAGAAAACAGCAAAAGCCAGGAAGGCAAACAAGACAAGGCAAAAGTAA
- a CDS encoding YitT family protein: MDLIQGLTMLVVSIPLFLIGIKIFGPLYGAKSFFGMLLLSLFVTLFGQLTDYRGFLDYSDKIDILLSAIFGGVLLGGGVGTVMKAGANTGGTDIVAQILCRYTGIPLGNALFLCDGLIVVAGGLAFGFERALFALCTLYISGQMVNYVVMNMGNRYAKTAYIVSPAYETIGKRIIAELHHGGTVIDGVGIFTGQNRKLLMAVVPNMEITHLTKIVHEEDAQAFMFVLETYQVLGFGFVPMQKVLEGNKSMDIAVAKKKKTSS, encoded by the coding sequence TTGGACTTGATACAGGGTCTTACGATGCTCGTGGTGTCGATTCCTCTCTTTCTTATCGGAATCAAGATATTCGGGCCATTGTATGGTGCCAAGAGTTTCTTTGGTATGTTGCTTCTTTCTCTTTTCGTGACACTATTTGGGCAACTGACCGACTATAGAGGTTTTCTTGATTACTCAGATAAGATTGATATCCTTTTGTCGGCAATTTTCGGAGGCGTCCTGCTTGGTGGTGGCGTAGGTACTGTGATGAAAGCTGGTGCAAATACCGGAGGAACTGATATCGTTGCACAGATTCTTTGCCGATATACCGGTATACCGTTGGGTAACGCACTTTTTCTCTGTGATGGACTGATTGTAGTTGCAGGGGGCTTGGCTTTTGGTTTCGAAAGAGCTTTGTTTGCCTTATGCACGTTGTATATTTCAGGCCAGATGGTCAATTATGTGGTCATGAATATGGGGAATCGTTATGCAAAGACAGCCTATATTGTAAGTCCTGCCTATGAAACAATAGGTAAACGTATTATTGCGGAACTTCATCATGGAGGAACTGTCATCGATGGTGTAGGCATTTTTACAGGGCAAAACAGAAAACTTCTCATGGCTGTCGTGCCTAATATGGAGATAACACATTTGACAAAAATTGTCCACGAAGAAGATGCCCAGGCCTTTATGTTTGTGCTGGAGACCTATCAGGTCCTTGGTTTTGGATTCGTACCTATGCAGAAGGTCTTGGAAGGTAACAAGAGCATGGATATTGCTGTTGCCAAAAAGAAAAAGACGTCCTCATAA
- a CDS encoding VOC family protein, producing MRIMGLQHVGLPTSCYDKTIEFYEKLGFTSDYSTINGKSRVNFLSLGDLQLEIYEDDNPAMVTGALAHLSLDVDDIEEVCAFVKRKGCNILEPGIQFLPFFKNGVKFFMIQGPNKETLEFNQIL from the coding sequence ATGAGAATCATGGGATTACAGCACGTCGGTCTTCCGACTAGCTGCTATGATAAAACAATTGAGTTCTATGAAAAACTCGGGTTTACATCTGACTATTCAACGATCAATGGTAAGTCACGGGTTAATTTCCTTTCTTTGGGCGATCTTCAGCTTGAAATTTACGAAGATGATAATCCTGCAATGGTGACAGGAGCCCTTGCTCATCTTTCACTCGATGTAGATGATATTGAGGAAGTCTGTGCATTTGTAAAAAGAAAAGGTTGCAATATACTTGAACCTGGTATTCAGTTCTTGCCTTTTTTTAAGAACGGTGTCAAATTCTTTATGATTCAAGGACCTAACAAGGAAACTTTGGAATTCAATCAAATTCTGTAG